In the Candidatus Baltobacteraceae bacterium genome, one interval contains:
- a CDS encoding sigma-70 family RNA polymerase sigma factor produces the protein MTPEIRQHLVERYIADPSIINRNALVAAHHYLCRRGGRKFFRGTIDRADLEQVGAVGLIKAAQRYSGAYQTPFEAYAWLMIVGELMHFVRDHERLVRTPRQLRALERRYAQAYEDLSARSEREPTTSALAAEIGVSALVVDQLRALRGSGSHSEAQDDDSRGVRDDAILTHAEAQSETYSLEDRLSLSSALRTLPRRELRIVQEIFFLDRTQSEVGRALGISQRQVSRLLTRTLQRLARMLDAA, from the coding sequence ATGACACCGGAAATACGACAGCATCTCGTGGAACGTTACATTGCCGATCCCTCGATTATCAATCGAAACGCGCTCGTCGCTGCACATCACTACCTCTGTCGCAGGGGTGGGCGGAAATTCTTCCGTGGGACGATCGACCGGGCGGATCTCGAGCAGGTTGGCGCTGTTGGGCTCATCAAGGCCGCGCAGCGCTACAGTGGTGCATACCAGACGCCTTTCGAGGCGTATGCGTGGCTGATGATCGTGGGTGAGCTCATGCATTTCGTCAGGGATCACGAACGTTTGGTTAGGACGCCGCGTCAGCTCCGAGCGCTCGAGAGGCGATACGCACAAGCGTACGAGGATCTCTCAGCGCGCTCGGAGCGGGAGCCGACAACGTCGGCGCTGGCGGCCGAAATCGGAGTCTCCGCGCTTGTCGTCGACCAATTGCGAGCCTTACGCGGGTCGGGTAGCCATTCTGAAGCGCAGGACGACGACTCTCGCGGCGTGCGCGACGATGCAATTTTGACTCACGCCGAGGCTCAGTCGGAAACATACAGTCTCGAGGATCGGCTGAGCCTGTCGAGCGCTCTTCGAACGTTACCGCGACGTGAGCTGCGTATCGTTCAAGAGATATTCTTTCTCGACAGAACGCAATCCGAGGTCGGGCGGGCGCTCGGTATTTCGCAGCGTCAAGTGTCGCGCTTGCTGACACGCACGCTGCAACGCCTCGCGCGAATGCTTGATGCGGCTTAG
- a CDS encoding prepilin-type N-terminal cleavage/methylation domain-containing protein yields the protein MENERGFTLIELMIVVSIIAILAGILIPNFVNARAQAMTAACESNLRSIATAAELYYADQQVYPSSGDVSATLFTANGTGYLNTVPTDPAAATIGAAYTFANTTSAGVAGYTIACPGVHANSTLAKLTGYTSSSSAIQYIAGTGLSAK from the coding sequence ATGGAGAACGAGCGCGGATTTACGTTGATCGAGCTGATGATCGTCGTTTCGATCATTGCGATCTTGGCGGGGATACTAATCCCAAACTTTGTCAATGCTCGCGCGCAAGCGATGACGGCGGCGTGCGAATCGAATCTGCGATCGATCGCGACGGCGGCCGAGCTGTATTATGCGGATCAACAAGTCTACCCGAGTTCGGGTGACGTGTCAGCAACGTTATTCACCGCAAACGGCACGGGTTACCTGAACACCGTTCCGACAGATCCGGCCGCCGCAACCATTGGCGCAGCCTACACGTTCGCGAACACGACCTCCGCGGGAGTCGCCGGATACACGATCGCGTGTCCCGGCGTTCACGCGAATTCGACCCTCGCGAAGTTGACGGGCTATACGAGCTCGTCCAGCGCTATTCAATACATCGCTGGAACCGGCCTTAGTGCCAAGTGA
- a CDS encoding A24 family peptidase, whose translation MAFITLWTIGLGMLAERAARRRGVFLRAASTCWLAMVLLAVLAVAASWVKVTLAVALVAIAFAAVTDAQSGFIFDPLVIAGTIGSVVAAALAGEGVSSLYGAAAAAGAVFCIWALTQGRGIGFGDVKVAAVIGAGFGPLDGLSAVGLSFIIGSAIATARMFVGKARFGTSVRFGPYLLAGSVCLLAYHRLNDGVLR comes from the coding sequence TTGGCGTTCATCACTCTGTGGACGATAGGTCTCGGGATGCTCGCTGAACGAGCAGCTCGACGACGCGGTGTTTTTCTGCGTGCGGCGTCGACGTGCTGGCTAGCGATGGTTTTGTTGGCGGTATTAGCGGTTGCAGCGTCATGGGTTAAGGTAACGCTAGCCGTCGCGCTGGTGGCGATCGCGTTCGCAGCGGTCACCGACGCACAATCGGGATTTATCTTCGATCCTCTGGTCATAGCCGGAACTATAGGTTCCGTCGTCGCTGCCGCGCTCGCGGGAGAGGGCGTCTCGTCTCTCTACGGGGCGGCTGCGGCGGCGGGAGCTGTTTTTTGCATATGGGCGCTAACGCAGGGACGGGGCATTGGATTCGGCGATGTGAAGGTCGCGGCGGTTATCGGCGCCGGCTTCGGGCCGCTCGACGGACTCAGCGCTGTGGGGCTTTCATTCATCATCGGATCGGCTATAGCGACTGCGCGAATGTTTGTAGGAAAGGCCCGTTTTGGCACGTCGGTTCGGTTCGGTCCCTACCTCTTGGCGGGTAGCGTGTGCCTTTTGGCGTATCACCGGCTGAATGACGGGGTTCTCCGATGA
- a CDS encoding Crp/Fnr family transcriptional regulator translates to MIDTTILRNIPLFREFEEAQLQQVAQTATLRAYHKHEFIVREGDPGGTFYIILDGSVAVTRVASDGRETILSILKSNDFFGEMSLFDSSLRSASIKTLSDVKVGVIDEKAFLDVLERSPKIARYLVTALSQRLRAANQLIAATTSQDIRARLASLLLNLSQSFGEKADNGVKITLRLTNQEMANMIGTTRETVNRTLNRFWDEKLIDMRTSHVIVVEADKLRSLIP, encoded by the coding sequence ATGATCGACACGACCATTCTTCGCAATATTCCACTGTTCAGAGAGTTCGAGGAGGCGCAGCTACAGCAAGTTGCGCAGACTGCGACGCTTCGAGCGTACCACAAGCACGAGTTCATCGTGCGCGAAGGCGACCCGGGCGGGACGTTTTATATCATCCTGGACGGTTCAGTCGCAGTAACGCGTGTTGCGTCGGACGGTCGGGAAACGATTCTCTCGATTTTGAAGTCGAACGACTTCTTCGGCGAGATGAGTCTCTTCGATTCTTCGCTGCGCTCCGCATCTATCAAGACGCTCAGCGACGTCAAGGTCGGAGTGATCGACGAGAAAGCGTTTCTCGACGTTCTGGAGCGATCGCCGAAGATAGCCCGTTACCTGGTGACGGCGCTCTCGCAACGTCTTCGCGCTGCGAACCAGCTTATCGCAGCGACGACATCACAAGATATCCGTGCGCGATTGGCCTCGCTGCTGCTGAACCTCAGCCAGAGCTTCGGCGAGAAAGCCGACAATGGCGTCAAGATCACGTTACGCCTAACCAACCAGGAGATGGCGAACATGATTGGGACGACGCGCGAAACCGTCAATCGGACTCTGAACCGGTTTTGGGACGAGAAGCTCATCGATATGCGTACATCGCATGTAATCGTCGTCGAAGCCGACAAACTCCGCAGTCTGATACCTTAA
- the pilM gene encoding pilus assembly protein PilM: MLPLGVDLGASRVRVAALATGVNGHIRLLAVGAADVDGDLREALRLALGQISTPERRCIASIRSCDARLRSIRFPNMRDAELRRAVRFEGVSMFGEHVEEQTIAVRSATIGTETLVTAAPAMKVREIINVLTSCGLRVLVVDHEACIQARARQLPLLDIGFERSTLLALVNGVPFLRSFPFGGTFFTDALAREFGTSRQIAEIRKRTIGLGGAGNDALDAYMNALRTELDGLDRGAFETLFVCGNGARLESLREKITECLGVRAEPVDLPALVGSDLPPEVEHLGAFDWFGAVATALPSTIANAA, from the coding sequence ATGCTACCGCTCGGTGTTGATCTTGGAGCGTCACGCGTTCGCGTGGCGGCGCTTGCAACCGGCGTGAATGGTCATATTCGCCTGCTCGCTGTGGGTGCCGCCGACGTCGATGGTGATCTGCGCGAAGCACTGCGCCTTGCACTCGGGCAAATCTCGACGCCCGAACGGCGCTGCATCGCATCAATTCGTTCGTGCGATGCTCGACTGCGCTCGATTCGATTTCCCAACATGCGCGATGCCGAACTGCGACGCGCTGTGCGGTTCGAGGGCGTCTCGATGTTCGGTGAACACGTAGAGGAGCAAACGATCGCCGTCCGGTCGGCCACAATCGGCACCGAAACGTTAGTTACAGCGGCTCCTGCGATGAAAGTACGCGAGATAATCAATGTGCTGACTTCTTGCGGCCTGCGAGTCCTCGTCGTTGATCATGAAGCGTGCATCCAAGCGCGGGCACGACAATTGCCACTACTCGATATCGGCTTCGAACGCAGCACGTTGCTCGCGCTCGTGAATGGTGTGCCATTCCTCCGGTCGTTCCCATTCGGGGGAACATTCTTCACGGACGCGCTGGCGCGTGAATTTGGAACGAGCCGTCAAATTGCGGAGATTCGCAAGCGAACAATAGGTCTCGGAGGCGCCGGTAATGATGCGCTCGATGCGTATATGAACGCGCTCCGAACTGAACTCGATGGTCTCGACCGAGGAGCATTTGAAACGTTGTTCGTCTGCGGCAACGGTGCGCGGCTTGAGAGCCTGCGTGAGAAGATCACGGAGTGCTTAGGGGTGCGCGCAGAGCCTGTAGATTTGCCGGCGCTGGTCGGATCCGATCTCCCACCTGAAGTAGAGCACCTGGGTGCTTTCGATTGGTTCGGCGCCGTGGCGACGGCGTTGCCGTCGACGATAGCGAACGCGGCATGA